From the genome of Populus alba chromosome 10, ASM523922v2, whole genome shotgun sequence, one region includes:
- the LOC118048800 gene encoding GDP-mannose transporter GONST3: MENPKAEEEQKGTGSASPANETLATWYSGLLKQTSIYGIAAGYCISASLLSIINKWAIMKFPYPGALTALQYFTSATGVLVCGWCKVLEHDSLNLLTMWRFLPAAIMFYLSLFTNSELLLHANVDTFIVFRSLVPIFVAMGETLFLHQPWPSLKTWLSLSTIFGGSVLYVLTDLQFTVMAYSWALAYLVSMTIDFVYIKHVVMTIGLNTWGLVLYNNLEALLLFPLELLIMGELKKIKHEISDESDWHSFAVVLPVGLSCLFGLAISFFGFSCRRAISATGYTVLGVVNKLLTVVINLVIWDKHSTFVGTVGLLICMLGGIMYQQSTSKPKAVPEVKAEQTDEEQQKLLEMQSNIESNNYEKEVTQSNQGK, from the coding sequence ATGGAGAACCCTAAAGCTGAAGAGGAGCAGAAAGGTACGGGATCCGCCTCTCCTGCTAATGAAACCCTGGCAACCTGGTATAGTGgcttactcaagcaaacatCCATCTATGGCATAGCTGCTGGATATTGCATCTCAGCATCCCTGCTCTCCATCATCAACAAGTGGGCCATCATGAAATTCCCCTATCCTGGGGCACTAACTGCATTGCAGTATTTCACTAGCGCTACAGGTGTACTTGTCTGTGGGTGGTGCAAGGTTTTAGAGCATGATTCACTCAACCTTTTGACCATGTGGCGGTTCCTACCTGCAGCTATTATGTTCTACCTGTCACTCTTTACAAACAGTGAGCTCTTATTGCATGCTAATGTTGATACCTTCATTGTCTTCCGTTCGTTAGTCCCCATCTTTGTTGCAATGGGAGAGACCTTGTTCCTACACCAGCCATGGCCATCATTGAAGACATGGTTGTCTCTTTCTACCATCTTTGGTGGAAGTGTGCTATATGTGCTAACAGATCTTCAGTTTACAGTCATGGCTTACAGCTGGGCTCTAGCTTACTTGGTAAGCATGACTATAGATTTTGTCTATATCAAGCATGTTGTTATGACCATTGGTTTAAATACATGGGGTCTCGTGTTGTACAACAATCTTGAGGCCCTCTTACTCTTTCCGCTGGAATTGCTTATAATGGGGGAGCTTAAGAAGATAAAGCATGAAATTTCAGATGAGTCAGATTGGCACTCATTTGCGGTGGTTTTGCCAGTTGGTTTGTCTTGTTTGTTTGGTTTAGCCATCTCTTTCTTTGGGTTTTCTTGCCGGAGAGCAATCTCTGCTACAGGATATACAGTTCTTGGTGTGGTGAACAAGTTGTTGACAGTTGTAATCAATCTGGTTATTTGGGACAAGCATTCAACATTCGTTGGGACAGTGGGACTTCTTATTTGTATGCTAGGTGGCATCATGTATCAACAGTCCACAAGCAAGCCTAAGGCTGTGCCTGAAGTAAAAGCAGAGCAAACCGATGAAGAACAACAGAAGCTACTAGAAATGCAAAGCAACATAGAAAGCAACAATTATGAGAAGGAAGTTACCCAGTCAAATCAGGGGAAATGA